A genomic stretch from Setaria viridis chromosome 1, Setaria_viridis_v4.0, whole genome shotgun sequence includes:
- the LOC140221361 gene encoding uncharacterized protein — MRLRAVLLPLLILALIVHVAQVDGKPQDRGHGSDSKGYGEQKSNNGVGPVKNPHCPKPGLGPDPHGDGHGPPKNIACGDGQDSPAQPGAPSDQGNGQSPPPPSPTMPPSYQPTNPSSPTTPSSPQSTTPTYGGEQPPPSPLFTPPTIAPTYSQPSPPPSTPSTTPPTYQVNSPPPSAPSSIPATPPTYQGNSPPTTPSSPPVVPPIYQAGNPPPQTNQESNPPPLSTFSPPANPQTYQGNTPPPFSPPVAPPTSPTNNPPPSSSSTSPATPPTYQVDSPQPTAPSNPPPSSPTPLATPPIYQANNPPLPPTSSTPSTPPTYQVNNPPPPLASNPPVTPPSIPLPPPPSTPPATPPIYQANNSPPPPVSSPLTMPPTYQDSTPPPPPPSFTTPSTPPTYQDPQPPTPSSPLAAPPSYQDNNPPLTPPSSTPITPPTSQVNSPPPPPTTPPSNPLPPPTSTSPATPPTYQENNPPPPLASSPSATPPTNQASIPPPTPPFTAPVTPSPYQVSNPPPPPTPTTSATPPTYQVDSPPPPAPSTPPPSASSPLAIPPTYQDNNPPHLPPSITPATPPTYQFNSPPPSPVSNVPVTPPFSTLPPPTSAPSTIPPTYQENNSPPPQASSPPATPPTYQASTPPPAPSITTPMTPPTYQVGNPPPPLAPSTSATPPIYQVNSPPPPAPFSPPATPPTYQINNPPPPPQFSTPPSMPPPYQDNFQPPPPPMGPLATPPSSQGNGPSLPPPTSSNPPPPPAYQAPPQPVPPNGPQGWQQVNNPHETLYWQIGRFIVLMHKLVYNKDQFTLVDVMSVSMQPAGKGNNYFVVFKAADENRKVRRYQALVWGIPGSTAQPWKVLSFQVIGD, encoded by the coding sequence ATGAGACTGCGTGCAGTACTCCTACCACTTCTCATCCTTGCCCTCATAGTCCATGTTGCTCAAGTTGATGGTAAGCCCCAAGACAGGGGACATGGCTCAGACTCCAAAGGTTATGGCGAGCAGAAGTCCAACAATGGTGTTGGACCAGTGAAGAATCCGCACTGCCCAAAACCAGGGCTTGGTCCGGACCCCCATGGCGATGGCCATGGGCCACCAAAGAATATTGCGTGTGGTGATGGACAAGACTCACCAGCACAACCCGGGGCTCCCTCTGATCAAGGTAATGGCCAATCACCACCACCGCCCTCCCCAACCATGCCTCCAAGCTACCAACCAACCAATCCATCATCGCCAACAACTCCATCAAGCCCTCAATCCACAACACCGACCTATGGCGGTGAAcaaccaccaccatcaccattGTTTACTCCCCCAACTATAGCTCCAACATATAGCCAACCATCGCCACCACCATCAACTCCCTCTACCACACCTCCAACCTATCAAGTAAATAGCCCACCACCTTCGGCGCCATCTAGTATCCCTGCCACGCCTCCAACATACCAAGGTAATAGTCCACCCACAACACCTTCTAGTCCGCCCGTTGTTCCACCAATCTATCAAGCTGGAAACCCTCCACCACAAACCAACCAAGAAAGTAACCCACCACCTCTATCAACATTCAGTCCACCTGCCAATCCCCAAACATACCAAGGTAATACTCCACCACCTTTTAGTCCCCCTGTTGCACCTCCAACAAGTCCGACTAACAACCCTCCACCTTCATCGTCTTCTACTTCTCCCGCTACACCTCCAACCTATCAAGTTGATAGTCCACAACCTACAGCACCATCTAATCCCCCTCCATCATCTCCTACTCCCTTAGCTACACCTCCAATCTATCAAGCCAACAACCCACCTCTTCCACCAACTTCTAGTACCCCTTCCACACCTCCAACTTATCAAGTCAATAATCCACCACCTCCACTAGCTTCTAATCCACCCGTTACACCTCCATCTATTCCACTACCTCCACCACCTTCTACTCCCCCTGCCACACCTCCAATCTATCAAGCAAACaattctcctcctccaccagtTTCAAGTCCCCTGACCATGCCTCCAACCTATCAAGATAgcacaccaccacctcctccaccatctTTTACTACCCCCTCAACACCTCCAACCTATCAAGATCCACAACCTCCAACACCTTCAAGTCCCTTGGCCGCACCTCCAAGCTATCAAGATAACAACCCACCTCTTACACCACCTTCAAGTACTCCTATCACACCTCCAACTTCGCAAGTTAATagtccaccacctccaccaaccACACCTCCATCAAATCCGCTGCCTCCGCCTACTTCTACTTCCCCTGCCACACCTCCAACCTATCAAGAAAATAATCCTCCACCTCCACTAGCTTCTAGTCCCTCAGCCACGCCTCCAACCAATCAAGCTAGCATACCCCCACCTACACCACCATTTACGGCCCCAGTAACACCTTCACCCTACCAAGTGAGCaacccgccacctccaccaactcctacTACCTCAGCCACACCTCCAACCTATCAAGTTGATAGTCCACCACCTCCAGCACCATCTACTCCTCCTCCATCAGCTTCTAGTCCCTTAGCTATACCTCCAACCTATCAAGACAACAACCCGCCTCATCTGCCTCCTTCTATTACCCCTGCCACACCTCCAACTTATCAATTCAATAGTCCACCACCTTCACCAGTTTCTAATGTGCCAGTCACACCTCCATTTAGTACACTACCTCCACCAACTTCTGCTCCCTCTACCATACCTCCAACCTATCAAGAAAACAATTCTCCACCTCCACAAGCTTCAAGTCCCCCGGCCACACCTCCAACCTATCAAGCTAGCACACCACCACCTGCACCATCTATTACTACCCCAATGACACCTCCAACCTACCAAGTAGGCAATCCGCCACCTCCACTAGCTCCAAGTACCTCTGCCACACCTCCAATATATCAAGTTAATAGTCCACCACCTCCAGCACCTTTTAGTCCCCCTGCCACTCCTCCAACCTATCAAATTAATAACCCACCACCCCCACCACAATTTTCTACTCCCCCATCTATGCCTCCACCCTATCAAGATAACTTCcaacccccaccaccaccaatgGGTCCTCTTGCCACTCCTCCAAGTTCACAAGGCAATGGTCCATCACTGCCACCACCAACATCATCCaatccccctccacctccagcatACCAAGCTCCACCACAGCCTGTTCCCCCTAATGGGCCTCAAGGATGGCAACAAGTAAATAACCCCCATGAAACCTTGTACTGGCAAATTGGAAGGTTTATAGTGCTTATGCATAAACTGGTTTACAATAAGGACCAGTTTACACTCGTGGATGTGATGTCAGTAAGCATGCAGCCTGCGGGTAAGGGCAACAACTACTTTGTTGTATTTAAAGCTGCGGATGAAAATAGGAAagttagaagatatcaagcactTGTATGGGGCATACCAGGGTCAACAGCGCAACCATGGAAAGTGTTGTCATTCCAAGTCATAGGAGATTGA